GCCATGTCACTCAGGATGACATCTGCCTTCCCCAAGGGAAGCAGGCTCTGGATGGCCCTCAgcgtgctgggctctgccatgTCAGTCTCCGGCAGGAAAACCGCTCCTTCCAGAGGAGCAATCCGCAGCAGGTCAACGCCAAGCACGAAGccagtggggacagcagcatcTGTGAGGATGAATGACACAGGGAACGCTCAGAGTGGCTGCAAAAACCTGCACATGCCcgagctctgtgccagcagacacaacccaccccctgccacagctgctttCTCATTCCCTGGCAGTTTGCTGGGTGCATCTGGATGGAGGGTTTGCCATAAGCTCATCCCTTCAGGACATAAAAATTCAGCTACTTTGGATAAACAAGGAggatttttcttggttttctgctgctcttgcaaGGCTGACAGTCGAGAAATCCTGGATAATGGTGCAGATGATAACACCTCACTTTGTAAATATCAATGGCTTCACCTAAACCATGCAAAGCAGTTGCTTCCATTTTTTGAGAAGGGAAACAGTATTTCAAATAAGCCAAGGTAATTGCTAAAGGTCACACCAATTTCAGAACTGGATGATGCGATCTTCCCCACAACAGCTAATCAGATCACTAGCACCATATGgtataatttatttcataaacACAATTTTTCTATATGAAGATTTACTAGGCTCATCCCTTCATGTTTTCATCAGTGACTCTGGCACTTGCCAGTACCCATGTCCCCTCTCCATTCTGTTACCATCATAATATTTCCTTGATTTCATAGTATTTTGATTTAGATTCCATAGTATTTCACAGACCTCTCACACACTTTAAGACGAGTACCATCCCCATCTTGCCTGCCAAAAAATTGCACTTACCAGTACCTAAGGCATTGACCCTCTCTACTGCAACCTGGCTCCAAGCACCAGGTGCTGCTCCACAGTCAAGAACAGAAAATCCTGGACGAAGAACACAGAGCTTGTCATCAATTTCCAGCAACTTGAAGGCACTTCGGCACCGGTACTGCTGCTGCTTCGATGCCTTGACAAAGGGATCCTTCAAGTGTCGCTCCAACCACCTCTGCTCAGTTCCAGTTTTCCTCAGAAACTTCACTGTGGTATGCAGGCATCTGCCCATCCAAAGCCAGGAAGAGAGGCAAGTCATCCAGTTAGTACATAACCACCCACTCTGTATTTCAAAAGTCTCTACAGTAATTAATTCCAGCACTacaggcagccagggagggtGTGGAGCGTCCCTGTCGGGAGACATTCTCAAGACAGCTGGACAGTTCCTAtgtcacctgccccaggtgcccctgccttggcagggtCATCGGGCTAGATGGTCTCcaggggtcccttccaacccaaaccattctgcaaGTCTAAAAAGAAGCCCCCAGATTTGAGATTTTTGGCACCTTTACTTATCAGGTCCTATCACAACAGCAGGGTGAGATTTTGGATGAGGCCTCACGTGCTATCCTGAGCTAAGGGGGGAAAGCGGTCCCACTCCCGCTTCTGCTCAGGTGTTTTAAGGACACGACATGGCAGAGTGATCCCAGCACTCCTGAGCTGCCTCAGCGGGGCCGGTGGCCTCTGTGAGCCCCTCAGAGGAACGGAGGGATGCTCGAGCTCCTGGAAGAGCAACCGAGAGTCACGGCCCTGTCCGGGCGGAACCGCCGGGCGGCATTAACCTAAAACCCAAACGCCCATTAACCCATTCCCGAGGGAAACTCCAGGCGCCGGCACTAGCTGCACTCCACCGTCCCCCTCGTGGACGCCGGGATCGCCTCAGCGGCCTCGCCACGCACCTGCCCCCGGTAACGACAGCTCCGCCCGGGCCCGCCATGGCCGCCtcggcccgccccggcccgcctcCCCTCAcggcggccgcgggcggggcggcggcggcgcgggaaGAGCGGGGACGGGCCGCGGCTGAGGGCGACCCCGAGGCGGGCGGGAAAGCTGCGAGTGTGGGGCTGAGGTGCGCGGGGATGGGAGTGCAGGGGGGTCAGGAAGCGGGATGGGGGACCAGCGATTTGGGGAAGAGGCGCTGGGAGTCCAGGATTCGGGGAGGGGATGTTGAGGGTGATAAGGGATTCGGGGAGGGAGTTTAGGAGGAACAAGGATTTGGGGAGAGCGAATCGGAGATTTGGGGAGGGGTTTCTGGGGGCTCAGGGATTCGGGGAAGAGGTGTTGAAGGTGGTCGGGGAATCTGGGGGGACGCGGATTTGCGGAGGGGATCGAAGATTTGGAGAAGGGGTGCTGGGAGAGGGTGTTAAAGATGATCAGGATTGGGGAGTTTGGTGAAACAAGGATTTGGGAAGGGGGGATCAAACTTTGGGAAGGGAGTGGAAGCGAGGGTCAGTGGGAGCGTTTTAGAGGTAGGTattgggagaggagctgggggacCAGGTTTGGGGACCGGGCACTGGGGAGGGCTGCTGGGTGTTCGGGGCTCTGTGCACCCCCGGGTCCCCTCGGGACGAGGCCGGGAGCCCTGGGCTCAGCGTGTCCGTCCCTCAGCCAGGAGCCATGCACACCTCCAGACTCTTCACCCTCGTCCTGGTGGTGCAGCCGTCCCGCGTCCTCCTGGGCATGAAGAAGCGCGGGTTCGGCGCCGGGCTCTGGAACGGCTTCGGGGGAAAGGTGCAGCCCGGGGAGAGCATCGAGGAGGCTGCCCGCAGGTGAGGGCCGGGCTGCAGCcacggggacagggatgggggcacagctggaggtgTTGGACCATCGGCAGCGGGCTGCAGGTAGAGGTACCACGGCTCATCTGGTCAGTGGCACCCTCGTGTTGCCCACCGGTGCAGTCATGACCCAGCTCTGAACACCTGCTCCACGGGTGGTGAGGGATCATCCACATGTACAGAGAAACAGGACTGCTCCCCCTTTGTCACCTGCATATCTTGACCTCATCCAGTCTGTGAGCAACGGGAACTTCCTGTGCCCTTCCTTCCATCTCCTGGACTCTGATCTAAACTGAGAATGAGTCTGAATGGTGGATGGAGGTTCTTGCAATCTTCAGAGAGGTGCAGGGTTTAATTCTGGCTATATAGCAGAATTAcagctaatttaatttaaataatttgccAAACTGCTTATTATTTGATTGTATGGTGTGACATTTTTAAGTGCTAATGCTGAGTTGTGGAATTGAATTTCATCAGTAAAAAGGCAGAGTGTAATTTCTGAACCCTTTAGTACTGATTTCTTGTAGTTCTTTCATCTATCTGGTCATTAAAATGAAGTAGCA
This genomic window from Motacilla alba alba isolate MOTALB_02 chromosome 14, Motacilla_alba_V1.0_pri, whole genome shotgun sequence contains:
- the MRM2 gene encoding rRNA methyltransferase 2, mitochondrial — its product is MAGPGGAVVTGGRCLHTTVKFLRKTGTEQRWLERHLKDPFVKASKQQQYRCRSAFKLLEIDDKLCVLRPGFSVLDCGAAPGAWSQVAVERVNALGTDAAVPTGFVLGVDLLRIAPLEGAVFLPETDMAEPSTLRAIQSLLPLGKADVILSDMAPNATGIKELDHQKLISLCLGLLDTAQSVLKPKGTMLCKFWDGSEARLLQNRLKEQFQDVRTIKPQASRKDSAESYYLARLYRGK